The following proteins are co-located in the Polystyrenella longa genome:
- a CDS encoding response regulator — protein MKKILLVDDSRAVRLVSRKIVSNMDLEALEAEHGAEGLEVVKANPDIDVVLLDWNMPVMDGLTFLKELRKLDLPKQPIVVMCTTENEMERIVEAMQNGADEYIMKPFTEDIIREKLQETGIL, from the coding sequence ATGAAGAAAATCCTGTTGGTGGATGATTCTCGCGCGGTCCGTCTCGTATCGCGAAAGATAGTGTCCAATATGGACTTGGAAGCTCTGGAAGCAGAACATGGCGCCGAAGGCCTGGAAGTGGTGAAAGCCAATCCGGACATCGACGTAGTTCTGCTCGACTGGAACATGCCTGTTATGGATGGGCTGACCTTCTTGAAAGAGCTTCGAAAACTCGACCTGCCCAAACAACCGATCGTCGTAATGTGCACCACCGAGAATGAGATGGAACGTATCGTGGAAGCGATGCAGAACGGTGCCGATGAGTACATTATGAAACCTTTCACCGAAGATATTATTCGGGAAAAACTCCAGGAAACAGGAATTCTGTGA
- a CDS encoding HD domain-containing protein produces the protein MLKDFSKESLSYDPIHGYIPFISPNDLKGDEVSEQEIIDHPWVQRMRYIHQLQTAWWVFPSAEHMRFQHVLGAMHLSSKAIELWYDSLCESCANVPSRPYVESLVRMAALLHDVGHGPFGHFFDDHYLAQFNITHEIIGAHIIEHELGDLLRGIRRNPNGHLQPLEELEPRQIAWLICRPKPDNDASEGQPDWLKKLRSLFSGIYTVDNMDFVLRDAYMSGYNTRAFDISRLMYYSFFTPSGLTIHCRGLPTLINFIETRANLFKSIYFHRTVRAFDLALEDLFGPTMEALFSGNPLENLDDYRQLTESSFMVDVQRLSRSDDPERKALGHRWEDLLSRRVTWKLAAERMLNFHSTQSERMTIFSAPDLIERLIRERLSHEMKTIPLKIDVARHYHRPSGKLPTGGQNFMLDPNVGVPQVLNDDELFHSLPVSFLIFRIYSLEHDHDGAIHRALDLLLGETGDTKTNM, from the coding sequence ATGCTGAAGGATTTTTCAAAGGAGAGTCTCAGTTACGATCCGATTCACGGTTACATCCCTTTCATTTCCCCGAATGATTTAAAGGGAGACGAGGTTTCGGAACAGGAGATCATCGATCACCCCTGGGTGCAGCGAATGCGATATATTCACCAACTGCAGACTGCCTGGTGGGTATTCCCTTCTGCCGAGCATATGCGTTTCCAGCATGTCCTGGGAGCGATGCACCTCTCCAGCAAAGCGATCGAACTCTGGTATGATTCCCTCTGCGAAAGCTGCGCGAATGTCCCTTCGCGCCCTTACGTCGAGAGTCTGGTCCGTATGGCGGCCCTGCTGCATGATGTGGGCCACGGCCCATTCGGTCATTTCTTTGATGATCACTATCTCGCCCAATTCAACATTACGCACGAGATCATCGGTGCCCATATTATTGAACACGAATTGGGCGACCTGCTCCGTGGTATTCGCCGGAACCCCAACGGTCATCTTCAGCCACTTGAAGAGCTGGAACCGAGACAGATTGCCTGGTTGATCTGTCGACCTAAACCGGACAATGACGCGAGCGAAGGACAACCGGACTGGTTGAAGAAGTTGCGTTCTCTGTTCAGCGGTATCTATACCGTCGATAACATGGACTTCGTACTTCGCGATGCTTACATGTCAGGATACAACACGCGAGCGTTTGATATTTCCCGTTTGATGTACTACAGCTTTTTCACTCCCAGTGGTTTGACGATCCACTGCCGCGGCTTGCCAACCCTGATCAACTTCATCGAAACGCGGGCAAATCTGTTTAAGTCGATCTACTTTCATAGAACCGTCCGCGCATTCGATCTCGCCCTGGAAGACCTCTTCGGACCGACGATGGAGGCCCTCTTCTCCGGGAATCCGCTAGAAAACCTGGATGACTATCGTCAGTTGACAGAATCTTCCTTCATGGTTGATGTACAGCGACTCAGCCGAAGCGACGACCCAGAGCGAAAAGCATTGGGGCATCGGTGGGAAGATCTGCTTTCCCGACGAGTCACCTGGAAGCTGGCTGCCGAGCGTATGCTCAACTTCCATTCGACTCAGTCGGAACGGATGACGATTTTTTCCGCTCCCGATTTGATCGAACGGCTCATTCGGGAACGTCTCTCTCACGAGATGAAAACGATTCCACTCAAAATTGATGTGGCCCGTCACTATCATCGCCCCAGTGGAAAACTCCCTACTGGTGGACAGAACTTCATGCTGGACCCGAACGTTGGAGTACCACAGGTGCTTAATGACGACGAGCTGTTTCATTCGCTGCCTGTCAGCTTTCTCATTTTCCGTATCTATTCGCTTGAGCACGATCATGACGGCGCCATTCACCGCGCGCTCGACCTGCTGCTGGGCGAAACGGGCGACACCAAGACGAATATGTAA
- a CDS encoding CheR family methyltransferase, producing the protein MDPVHYDYLASFLLGASGLSLGNNKEYLLESRLIPLAQSMGWNGIPELITQLRLGRDKNLEDAVVEAMTTNETSFFRDKKPFEVMTSHIFPELVKSRATRRTIRIWCAAGATGQEPYSIAMTILENFPELRNWHIEMLITDISQQALGRSKEGVYSQFEIQRGLPVKLLMKHFEQNDKGWKVKEDLKKGMRWERFNLLDSYNRFGVFDLIMCRNVLIYFENKTKGDILDRMSKQLASDGYLMLGSAETILGITESYQKIPGLESGVYETIQGKVGATR; encoded by the coding sequence GTGGATCCCGTACATTACGACTACCTCGCCAGTTTTCTGCTCGGTGCCTCCGGACTTAGTCTGGGTAACAACAAAGAGTACCTGCTGGAAAGCCGCTTAATTCCCCTGGCCCAAAGTATGGGCTGGAATGGAATTCCGGAACTGATCACTCAACTACGACTGGGCCGGGACAAAAACCTCGAAGATGCCGTCGTCGAAGCGATGACTACCAACGAGACATCATTCTTCCGTGATAAAAAGCCGTTTGAAGTGATGACTTCGCACATCTTCCCGGAACTGGTCAAAAGCCGCGCCACTCGACGAACGATTCGTATCTGGTGCGCCGCAGGAGCAACCGGTCAGGAACCTTACAGTATCGCCATGACTATTCTGGAGAACTTTCCGGAACTGCGCAACTGGCACATCGAAATGCTGATCACGGATATTTCACAGCAGGCTTTGGGGCGGTCCAAAGAAGGTGTCTACAGCCAGTTTGAAATTCAACGCGGCCTTCCCGTTAAACTTCTGATGAAACACTTCGAACAGAATGACAAAGGTTGGAAGGTTAAAGAAGACCTAAAAAAAGGGATGCGTTGGGAGCGATTCAATTTGCTCGACTCGTACAATCGTTTTGGTGTCTTCGATTTGATCATGTGTCGAAACGTATTAATCTACTTTGAAAACAAAACCAAAGGGGATATCCTGGATCGAATGTCCAAACAATTGGCCTCTGATGGATACTTGATGCTGGGCTCTGCTGAAACCATTCTCGGAATCACCGAAAGCTACCAGAAAATCCCAGGCCTCGAGAGTGGCGTCTACGAAACCATCCAGGGAAAAGTAGGAGCTACTCGATAA
- a CDS encoding glutaminyl-peptide cyclotransferase yields MNWSALKKRSKKRWMLVTVVSMLMVGVASVSILAARETVPVVTVQIVNSFPHDANAFSQGLCFDAEGNFYEGTGMYGSSELRKVDLKSGNVLKVQKLPRDVFGEGITIWNNRVVQLTWKKQQAIVYDLATFRNLGTLRYRGEGWGITHDTKHLIMSNGSSQLSFMNPADFSVDHKITVVAGNRQLDNLNELEYINGEIWANVWYEDYIACIDPQTGKVIRWIDLRRVWPKNRRGDEMVLNGIAQHPNTGQIFITGKNWPKLYEIKINNPN; encoded by the coding sequence ATGAACTGGTCTGCGCTCAAGAAGAGAAGTAAAAAGCGTTGGATGCTGGTTACCGTGGTCAGCATGCTGATGGTGGGAGTCGCTTCTGTGAGTATCCTTGCCGCTCGGGAAACTGTTCCTGTAGTGACTGTACAAATCGTTAACAGCTTTCCGCACGATGCGAATGCTTTTTCGCAGGGGCTGTGCTTTGATGCTGAGGGGAATTTTTACGAGGGGACTGGCATGTACGGTTCCTCGGAGTTGCGCAAAGTTGATCTGAAGTCGGGTAATGTTCTAAAGGTTCAGAAACTTCCCCGAGATGTCTTTGGTGAGGGAATCACCATCTGGAACAATCGAGTGGTACAACTGACGTGGAAAAAGCAACAAGCAATCGTCTATGACCTCGCGACCTTCCGCAATCTGGGAACTCTCCGATATCGTGGAGAAGGGTGGGGAATTACTCACGATACAAAACATCTGATAATGAGCAATGGCTCCTCTCAACTCAGCTTTATGAACCCGGCAGATTTCTCGGTCGATCATAAAATCACCGTCGTTGCGGGAAATCGTCAGTTGGATAATTTAAACGAACTGGAATATATCAACGGCGAAATCTGGGCGAATGTCTGGTATGAAGATTACATCGCCTGCATTGATCCCCAGACTGGTAAAGTCATTCGCTGGATCGACCTGCGCCGCGTCTGGCCCAAAAATAGGCGTGGGGATGAGATGGTCCTGAACGGAATCGCCCAACATCCGAATACGGGACAGATTTTTATAACAGGCAAGAACTGGCCGAAACTCTACGAGATCAAAATAAACAATCCGAATTAG
- a CDS encoding outer membrane protein assembly factor BamB family protein, with the protein MSRNYSRLMFRLLCLTLLVVSAPLSLFANEWAHWRGPEMNGISRETGLVESWSLNSDGKTGENVLWVSEIGGRSTPVILNDRVYYNCRTSHDVTDPKDKINAQEQVVCLDLNTGEEIWKDVFNVFQTDIPAPRVGWASMVADPETGNVYVHTVSGLFRCYSADGERLWEYAMREDFGLISGYGGRTQTPIIDEDRVIVSFMALNWGDTAKPPPKQTYYAFDKRNGDLLWTSAPGGAPEDTNYSCPIITVIDGTRMLIGGNSDGGIHAIQARTGEPIWGFDMSKRGLNASPVADGNLVYISHGEDNIDTTEFGRIQCIDATGKGNITETGSVWRVDNIKAGYASLLVKDGILYVVADTGKLYAFDSKDGKQLWVHNLGTVGKGSPIWADGKIYVMEVNGNIHIVKPSREKCESLSHVQLPSANGSGMDEIYASPAISDGKVVFVTRDRTICIGKKDSEPASDPIPELAEETAPLEEVAHIKLVPYEVALNKGGDVEYEVQTFDANGRFLGTVDDTEITLGDTLPEAKLDGKQLHVENISAPAAGLLTAKHAGQEATARLRLIPALPWEFGFTGYEGKQVPPTWINAFLKLQPAEVDGEPVMKFAAPKGRPSVLAWLGTSEMKDYVIQADVLLREQNRKLSSIGITNQRYNFIIKGNNMKLSLQSWAPHLRMAKEQKFVSDPDVWYTMKLTVDIEDGVAHVRGKVWERDKEEPEEWTIEADDPHPNTQGAAGLYVYSLADAFIDNIQVTEK; encoded by the coding sequence ATGAGTCGGAATTATTCCCGCTTGATGTTCAGGCTGCTTTGTTTGACATTGCTTGTTGTGTCCGCCCCCCTTTCTCTGTTTGCCAATGAGTGGGCGCACTGGCGTGGCCCGGAAATGAATGGCATCAGCCGCGAAACGGGCCTGGTTGAATCCTGGTCGCTAAACTCGGACGGAAAAACTGGAGAGAACGTACTCTGGGTTTCCGAAATCGGTGGTCGCTCGACCCCGGTGATCCTGAATGATCGGGTCTACTACAACTGTCGCACCAGCCATGACGTGACCGATCCCAAAGACAAAATCAACGCTCAGGAACAGGTCGTCTGCCTTGACCTCAACACGGGTGAAGAAATCTGGAAAGACGTGTTCAACGTTTTCCAGACAGACATTCCCGCTCCCCGAGTCGGTTGGGCCAGCATGGTCGCCGACCCTGAAACGGGCAACGTTTACGTTCATACCGTAAGTGGTCTCTTCCGCTGTTATTCCGCCGATGGAGAACGTCTCTGGGAATACGCAATGCGAGAAGACTTCGGTTTGATCTCCGGTTACGGTGGTCGTACTCAAACCCCTATCATTGACGAAGACCGGGTCATTGTCAGTTTCATGGCTTTGAACTGGGGCGACACGGCCAAGCCGCCCCCCAAACAAACTTACTACGCCTTCGATAAACGAAACGGCGATTTACTGTGGACGTCCGCTCCAGGCGGCGCCCCCGAAGACACCAACTACTCCTGTCCCATCATTACCGTCATCGACGGAACTCGGATGCTGATCGGCGGTAACAGTGACGGTGGAATTCATGCAATTCAAGCCCGCACTGGCGAACCGATCTGGGGCTTCGATATGTCGAAGCGAGGATTAAATGCCTCCCCCGTCGCCGATGGCAATCTGGTTTACATTTCCCATGGGGAAGACAACATCGATACGACTGAGTTTGGTCGTATCCAATGTATCGATGCCACTGGTAAAGGAAACATCACTGAAACTGGTTCCGTTTGGCGTGTCGATAACATTAAAGCTGGATACGCCAGTTTGCTTGTAAAAGACGGCATCCTATATGTCGTCGCTGACACCGGTAAGCTCTACGCGTTTGATAGTAAAGATGGTAAACAGCTCTGGGTTCACAACCTAGGGACCGTCGGTAAAGGTTCTCCCATTTGGGCGGACGGAAAAATCTACGTGATGGAAGTGAATGGAAACATTCACATCGTCAAACCGAGCCGTGAAAAATGCGAGTCTCTTTCCCACGTTCAACTTCCCAGTGCCAACGGCAGTGGAATGGACGAAATTTATGCTTCGCCAGCGATTTCGGATGGTAAAGTCGTATTCGTCACCCGTGACCGCACTATCTGTATCGGTAAGAAAGATTCTGAACCGGCAAGCGATCCTATTCCGGAACTTGCTGAAGAAACGGCTCCTCTGGAAGAAGTCGCTCATATTAAACTGGTTCCCTACGAAGTCGCCCTCAATAAAGGGGGAGACGTCGAATACGAAGTTCAGACCTTCGACGCCAACGGACGTTTCCTTGGAACAGTTGACGACACCGAGATCACCTTGGGGGACACGCTGCCTGAAGCCAAACTGGATGGCAAGCAGTTACATGTTGAGAATATTTCTGCTCCTGCTGCTGGGCTCTTGACTGCCAAGCACGCCGGTCAGGAAGCGACTGCCCGCTTACGCTTGATTCCTGCACTTCCCTGGGAGTTCGGATTCACCGGTTACGAAGGAAAACAAGTTCCTCCGACTTGGATCAATGCCTTCCTGAAACTGCAACCCGCCGAAGTTGATGGCGAACCCGTCATGAAGTTTGCGGCACCGAAGGGACGTCCTTCAGTACTGGCATGGCTGGGTACCAGTGAAATGAAGGATTACGTCATTCAGGCGGATGTCCTGTTGCGTGAGCAAAACCGAAAATTGTCCAGCATTGGTATCACGAACCAGCGTTACAACTTCATCATCAAGGGAAACAATATGAAGCTTTCGCTTCAGAGTTGGGCCCCTCATTTGCGGATGGCGAAAGAGCAGAAGTTCGTTTCCGATCCAGACGTCTGGTACACCATGAAATTGACAGTTGATATCGAAGACGGTGTCGCGCATGTTCGCGGCAAAGTCTGGGAACGGGATAAGGAAGAGCCCGAAGAATGGACGATTGAAGCGGACGATCCACACCCCAATACACAAGGGGCTGCGGGATTATACGTTTACTCGTTAGCAGATGCGTTTATTGACAATATTCAGGTTACTGAAAAGTAA
- a CDS encoding potassium channel family protein — translation MPRIAVLGLGRFGYTLATELAARKAEVIAVDHSPTIVEQIKDNVDLAVRLDATDELALRSQKIDEVDIAIVAIGGNFESALLATTILNSLEIPQIICRARTKFHAEIFKRIGASQVIQPEKQAGEEMARKLALPHLRDLIPLEEGFSLIELDAPGSFVGKSLLELKLRETYNLNLVGIRNMPVKDEDAEDGEGIDEAPRIMSVPKPHDIINSGDTLYIVGPDARLAQLPRE, via the coding sequence GTGCCGCGGATAGCAGTTTTAGGCTTAGGTCGGTTCGGCTACACACTCGCCACGGAGTTGGCGGCGCGTAAAGCGGAAGTGATCGCGGTGGATCATTCGCCGACAATCGTGGAACAGATCAAGGACAACGTCGACCTGGCTGTCCGGTTGGATGCGACGGATGAACTCGCGCTTCGGAGTCAGAAAATCGATGAAGTTGACATCGCGATCGTGGCGATCGGAGGCAACTTCGAGTCGGCCCTCTTAGCAACGACGATTCTGAATTCATTGGAAATTCCTCAGATCATTTGTCGAGCACGCACAAAGTTCCATGCCGAGATTTTCAAACGGATTGGAGCAAGTCAGGTCATCCAGCCGGAAAAACAGGCGGGAGAGGAGATGGCACGTAAACTCGCGCTGCCCCACCTGCGAGACCTCATTCCGCTGGAGGAGGGGTTCAGTCTGATTGAACTCGACGCCCCCGGGTCATTTGTAGGGAAAAGCCTCCTCGAATTGAAGCTGCGTGAAACTTACAACCTGAACCTCGTTGGTATCAGGAATATGCCTGTGAAAGACGAGGACGCTGAAGATGGTGAAGGCATTGACGAAGCCCCCCGTATTATGAGTGTTCCGAAACCGCATGACATCATTAACAGCGGAGATACGCTGTATATTGTCGGTCCAGACGCACGCCTGGCTCAGCTTCCCCGCGAATAA
- the serC gene encoding 3-phosphoserine/phosphohydroxythreonine transaminase translates to MSERIINFSAGPAVLPEPVLSQAREDLWSLDGTGIGVMEHSHRGKAFLAVYEKTVALCRELASIPDNYKVLFLQGGASSQFFTIPMNFLAQDKTADYLITGSWSKKAIAEAKSFGTAHTASSSADKNFNYIPKEIKYSDTQTYVHFTSNNTIFGTEYASEPENPAGSFLVCDASSDIFSRPLDISKYGIVYAGAQKNLGPSGVTLVIIRDDLIEQGASDIPTMLQYRTHAENDSMFNTPPTFGIYIMGQVFSWIKDQGGLSAIQKLNQRKANKLYGYLDSSKLFQGTAEVDSRSMMNVTFVTGNEDLDKKFISEATAAGLDGLKGHRSVGGMRASIYNAFPEAGIDKLVEFMTAFEKSNG, encoded by the coding sequence ATGAGTGAACGCATTATCAACTTTTCCGCTGGTCCGGCTGTTCTCCCCGAGCCTGTTTTGAGTCAAGCCCGGGAAGATCTTTGGTCTCTGGACGGAACTGGTATCGGTGTGATGGAACATTCTCACCGGGGAAAAGCATTTCTGGCGGTTTACGAGAAAACGGTTGCTCTTTGCCGCGAACTTGCCTCGATCCCAGACAACTACAAAGTCCTGTTCCTGCAGGGCGGTGCCTCTTCACAGTTCTTCACGATTCCGATGAACTTCCTGGCTCAGGACAAAACAGCCGATTACCTGATCACGGGGTCCTGGTCCAAAAAAGCAATCGCGGAAGCGAAGTCTTTCGGAACAGCGCACACAGCTTCCAGCAGCGCCGACAAGAACTTCAATTACATTCCCAAAGAGATCAAGTACAGCGATACCCAAACATACGTACACTTCACTTCCAACAACACTATCTTTGGAACGGAGTACGCCAGCGAACCGGAGAATCCTGCGGGCTCCTTTCTTGTCTGCGATGCCAGTAGTGATATCTTCTCTCGCCCTTTGGACATCTCCAAATATGGCATCGTCTACGCCGGGGCCCAAAAAAATCTAGGACCAAGTGGTGTGACTCTGGTGATCATCCGCGACGATTTGATCGAACAGGGAGCATCCGATATCCCCACCATGCTGCAATACCGTACGCATGCGGAAAACGATTCGATGTTCAACACGCCCCCCACGTTCGGCATCTATATCATGGGACAGGTTTTCAGTTGGATTAAAGATCAGGGCGGACTTTCGGCCATCCAGAAATTAAACCAGCGTAAAGCCAATAAGCTGTACGGATATCTGGATTCCAGTAAGTTGTTCCAGGGAACAGCCGAAGTCGATAGCCGATCCATGATGAACGTCACCTTCGTAACCGGCAACGAAGACCTCGACAAAAAGTTCATCTCTGAAGCGACGGCAGCTGGCCTCGACGGACTAAAAGGACACCGCAGCGTAGGCGGAATGCGTGCCAGTATTTACAATGCATTCCCTGAAGCAGGAATTGACAAATTGGTCGAATTCATGACTGCATTCGAAAAATCAAATGGTTGA
- a CDS encoding protein-glutamate methylesterase/protein-glutamine glutaminase has product MIQSNIRVLIVDDSAVIRGLLARALQTDSGIEVTGTSMHGEAALSFLKRNEVDVVLLDVEMPVMDGLTTLQEIQKQYPDVHVIMVSSYTMAGAEDTVSALSMGAAGCVAKPISNSPSESIRQLSTELLPMVKSLGQSRLRKSTTPVSVRRDTIVQNNSNAGPMVTPQLVVIGTSTGGPQALRTVLTGLPKDFPLPILIVQHMPPMFTPMLAKHIAQDTGRPAKEAEHNEPIQRGVTYVAPGDFHMEVNKLGDRMVLQLNQKEPEHYCRPSVNPLFRTAASWYRNKVLGVMLTGMGEDGIEGTRTLVENGGYMMAQNEATCVVYGMPRAVVDAGLAKQILPIDSVADEIAKHCAVAVKV; this is encoded by the coding sequence GTGATCCAATCGAACATACGAGTGTTAATCGTGGATGACTCTGCAGTCATTCGCGGGTTGTTAGCACGTGCCCTGCAAACGGATTCAGGGATTGAAGTCACTGGAACATCTATGCATGGTGAAGCGGCTCTCTCATTCCTGAAACGGAATGAAGTGGATGTCGTCCTGCTGGATGTAGAAATGCCGGTGATGGACGGTCTGACGACTTTGCAGGAGATCCAAAAGCAATACCCAGACGTCCATGTCATCATGGTTTCTTCCTATACGATGGCAGGAGCGGAGGACACGGTCTCTGCCCTTTCAATGGGAGCAGCGGGTTGCGTTGCGAAACCGATCTCCAATTCGCCTTCGGAGAGTATAAGGCAATTGAGCACAGAACTGCTCCCTATGGTGAAATCCCTGGGACAGTCACGTTTGCGAAAATCAACAACACCAGTTTCAGTTCGACGGGATACCATTGTCCAAAACAATAGCAATGCGGGCCCCATGGTCACTCCGCAACTTGTTGTTATTGGAACCAGTACAGGAGGGCCTCAGGCTCTGCGTACAGTGCTGACTGGACTACCGAAAGATTTTCCGCTACCAATTCTTATCGTTCAGCATATGCCTCCCATGTTTACTCCTATGCTGGCGAAACATATTGCTCAGGATACCGGGCGTCCGGCTAAAGAAGCCGAACATAATGAACCGATTCAACGTGGCGTGACATATGTCGCCCCAGGGGACTTCCACATGGAAGTCAACAAGCTGGGTGATCGAATGGTCCTGCAGTTGAATCAGAAAGAACCGGAACATTATTGTCGTCCCTCAGTAAACCCTCTCTTCCGTACCGCGGCCTCCTGGTACCGGAATAAAGTCCTCGGCGTGATGCTCACCGGGATGGGAGAAGATGGAATCGAAGGAACCAGAACATTAGTGGAAAACGGGGGCTACATGATGGCCCAAAACGAAGCCACCTGTGTTGTCTATGGGATGCCTCGCGCCGTTGTCGACGCAGGCCTGGCCAAACAGATTCTGCCAATCGATTCCGTCGCCGACGAAATCGCCAAACATTGTGCTGTAGCAGTAAAGGTATAA
- a CDS encoding TrkH family potassium uptake protein, translated as MANTGSNHFLDEPTLYPRLTEALRWLQATSQVVGMLAVVIHHGLARFSEANTREINVLVLLCMLMITFSVTIRYFFSRVRKSFLSQHRIHFLASLVWLIGLAFIGGGVRQSIGLFSQIDTDWHLAIFWTEFCLVFRGIWRLLHTVNRLSRTGNNPAILLGGSFLFLIIVGTGLLMLPVSRAQPPELADPIGAPFITALFTSTSASCVTGLIVVPTGSYWSTFGQVVILSLFQIGGLGIMTWGALLAVASGRSIHVRQSATMGEMLESNGLSDLKRLLLTILLFTLMAELIGAVAISGLWSDRPLGEQSFYSLFHAVSAFCNAGFSLQDDGLLGMGERWQVWGGMAALIICGGIGFSVIYNLVLILKSKYWDIERTPLFSISKQKTRLTLSSRLVLVGTSLLLLAGTFSFFFLESLASEGSSPLGHRWADAWFQSVTMRTAGFNTVDLGEMQTSSKLVSIGLMFIGASPGSTGGGIKVVCFMLIGLSLVSIYRGRPRVEWAGRSVPDESVKRALTIVTVGVMTVMLTTLLLTIFENRPGEFIDILYEATSAFGTVGVSTGLTAELSPPSQIVIMVTMFLGRIGPLTLLLALSRTNQGGLEYEYPEERVMLG; from the coding sequence ATGGCCAATACCGGGTCCAACCATTTCCTTGATGAACCTACCTTATACCCCCGGTTGACGGAAGCGTTACGTTGGCTGCAGGCGACGTCGCAGGTCGTGGGCATGCTGGCCGTCGTAATCCATCACGGACTAGCTCGTTTTTCAGAGGCGAATACACGAGAGATCAACGTGCTGGTTTTGCTGTGCATGTTGATGATTACGTTCTCCGTGACCATTCGATATTTCTTCAGTCGTGTTCGCAAAAGTTTTTTGAGCCAGCATCGCATCCATTTTCTTGCCAGTCTCGTCTGGCTGATCGGACTGGCGTTCATTGGCGGAGGAGTGCGGCAATCGATTGGTTTGTTCAGTCAGATCGATACAGACTGGCACCTTGCGATTTTCTGGACTGAATTCTGTCTCGTATTTCGAGGGATCTGGCGTTTACTCCATACGGTGAACCGGCTTTCCAGAACAGGAAATAATCCGGCAATTCTGTTGGGCGGTTCTTTTCTGTTTCTCATTATCGTGGGAACGGGCTTATTGATGTTGCCTGTTTCCCGTGCTCAACCTCCCGAACTCGCTGACCCAATAGGCGCCCCGTTTATAACAGCCCTCTTTACTTCCACCAGTGCCAGTTGCGTGACGGGATTAATTGTGGTGCCGACGGGAAGCTACTGGTCGACGTTCGGGCAAGTGGTGATTCTGTCCCTGTTTCAAATTGGGGGATTGGGAATCATGACTTGGGGAGCGCTACTGGCGGTGGCCTCGGGACGATCTATCCATGTGCGACAAAGCGCCACGATGGGAGAGATGCTGGAATCAAACGGCTTGAGTGATCTAAAACGACTGTTATTAACGATCCTGCTGTTTACGCTTATGGCAGAGTTGATTGGTGCTGTTGCCATTTCCGGGTTATGGAGCGATCGACCTTTAGGAGAGCAGTCTTTCTACAGTCTGTTTCATGCTGTCAGCGCTTTTTGTAATGCAGGATTCTCGCTTCAGGATGATGGCTTGCTCGGAATGGGGGAACGCTGGCAGGTGTGGGGGGGGATGGCAGCACTCATTATCTGCGGCGGAATTGGGTTCTCCGTGATCTATAATCTCGTACTGATTTTGAAGTCCAAGTACTGGGATATTGAGCGAACTCCATTGTTCTCGATATCCAAACAAAAAACTCGGTTGACCCTCTCTTCTCGTCTCGTGTTGGTTGGAACTTCCTTACTGCTGCTGGCGGGTACGTTCAGTTTTTTCTTCTTGGAATCACTGGCGAGCGAAGGGAGTTCCCCGCTGGGGCACCGGTGGGCAGATGCCTGGTTTCAGTCGGTCACGATGCGCACCGCCGGATTTAATACGGTTGATTTAGGGGAGATGCAAACCTCGTCTAAGTTAGTTTCCATCGGATTGATGTTTATTGGCGCCTCGCCTGGTTCAACGGGAGGGGGGATTAAAGTGGTTTGCTTTATGTTGATTGGATTAAGTCTGGTGTCGATCTATCGGGGACGCCCGAGAGTCGAATGGGCCGGTCGATCCGTGCCTGACGAATCAGTTAAGCGAGCGCTTACCATCGTGACGGTGGGCGTCATGACAGTCATGTTAACGACATTGTTACTGACAATCTTTGAAAACAGACCGGGGGAATTCATCGATATTCTGTACGAAGCGACGAGCGCGTTCGGGACAGTCGGTGTCTCCACTGGCTTAACAGCGGAGTTGTCTCCTCCCTCTCAAATCGTCATTATGGTGACAATGTTTCTGGGACGTATCGGCCCGTTGACTCTGTTGCTCGCTCTCAGTCGGACGAATCAGGGCGGTCTGGAGTATGAATACCCAGAGGAACGAGTCATGCTGGGGTAA